Within the Vairimorpha necatrix chromosome 10, complete sequence genome, the region aaataagaCTTGTATACATGAAAACATTATATATTGTTTCAAGAGCGAATCTCTTAAGACAATTCTAAAAGCTCATCTAATACAAGGGgatattgataaaaatttttacagtGAAATAACAATAGACgaggaaaaaataaaactaagAAATAGTCCAATATTCATATACGgagaatatattaaattatcaaGAGAAATGACACAAACTCCACTACGAATTTCtggaaaattaaaatgtaaaaaaagtgTTTCAGAATTTactaaacaaataaaagaatattatCAGAGCAAAgaagtaaaatttataccaTCAGGAAGAGAAGACATTGATGTGAAAATGATTGGAGGAAGGCCTTTCcttctaaaaataattgaaccaaaaagaaatttttatagttttcaTATACCACTAATATTGGACAAAGATGTGAAACTACAGAACATGATGTTAGTGACCAaaga harbors:
- a CDS encoding tRNA pseudouridine synthase PUS10 encodes the protein MNRLKEFIEENKTCIHENIIYCFKSESLKTILKAHLIQGDIDKNFYSEITIDEEKIKLRNSPIFIYGEYIKLSREMTQTPLRISGKLKCKKSVSEFTKQIKEYYQSKEVKFIPSGREDIDVKMIGGRPFLLKIIEPKRNFYSFHIPLILDKDVKLQNMMLVTKEIRNFILTGEKNERKLYQLLVASKEKLQFNKKYELLQKTPLRVLHRRANLVRNKEIEILESEHIKDPKDIISDIKDLPQDIFYYRIVLRASAGAYIKEFVHGDLGRTRPSLSSKTNICDLLELDVLEVEKKEIDPKLIINK